gggggatttttgaggggggATTTACCTCGTTGGGAGGGTCGGGGTCGCTCCCCCTTCTCCGGGGCCTCCCTGCCccgcagcagctgcagcagctccgcCTCCAGCGCCGCCTCCCCGTCCCCACCGGGACCGCCCCCGGTACCGGGATCCACCAGCAGCCCCATCTGGGGAGGGGGCGACAGCGTGaggggacccccgggacccccaggAGGGGATTCGGGGATtcggggaccccccccaaagtgctgaggggaaggagaggaggatggGAGCCCCCTCAGCACCCAGAtcagggggtcccgggggtcgcACGCACCTGCCTGGCCATGGCCGCCCCCCGGCCCGGGGCCCTCCTGGCTCGGCTCATGGCTCCGTGTCCCGCCGGGCCGAGCTGGGGATGGGGAACAGAGGAGAGCCCCGCTCTGatttaaaccccccaaaaatcctcgcTGCCCCCCGCCCCTCACAAGGCCCCATCGCGGTTTTGCCGCCTCTCAGAGCGCCCCACAAGGCGCTGGCACCCCTCAGCTGTCCGCAGGCCTCACCCCCCGCTCCCGCTGCCGCGGTTTGTCCCGGTTTTATCCCGGTTTGTCCCGGTTTTATCCCGGTTTATCCTTACTCACTTCCTGCTCCGCCGGTCGCTGTCAACACCCCGCGCTTTACAGCACGGCCGTCGCAAAAAAGCCGCTGTCGTAAAAACCGCTCTGCTTTGCGGCGCCTGAGAACTACAACTCCCAGCGTGCCCCGCTGCCGGCGGGGAAAAGGCGGGAAAAACgtgaggggaggctgtgggcGGAATGCCCCGAGGTGGAAAATGGGGTGGAAATTCCACGATTTTCACCTAAAGtccagagggtttggggttttatgTTGCGGTTGTGCCTTTAGGGGAGCTGGGggatattttattatatttatttggGCTGTGAGGGtgttcagggctgtgaggggaaaatggctGCCGGGGCCTGAGGGGAACTGGGGTGGTGTGAAATGGAGAGCTGAGGTAATTTGGGGTAATTTGGGTTGTTTGTCCTTCCTAGATAGCGCCAGGATGGGGAAACGCAGGAGCCGCCCAATCCcaggtaaaaagaaaaacacccaaataTCCCAATTTGGGCCCAGAATGACCCAAGTGGGGTCATTTCCCCCTTCTGGGAGACCCAGCTGGATCCAAactgatttccttttttcctttccatccaaaaaattttcctttttccctcacACACAACAGGCGACAGGAAATTCCACGCTCCCAAAGCCAAGAGGATCCTTCAGGAAGCACCAGGAGCTGATTCCCATGGAGATCCTGCCAGGACGGATCCCGAGGTcccaagaggggaaaaaactccCCAAATTGGGGTTTTTAACGTGATTTTTCAGGAAGGGAGAGACGAGGAAATTGGAGGTGACAGAGCACTGGGATCACCAAAACAGAGCATTTCCCATGGGGTGGAAAAGAATCATCTGGAATTGCCCCAGGTGGGAATTTTGGAAGCGGATGGGGCAGGAAAGGATGGGTTGGTGTCACCAAAACCAGGAATTTTgggtgaggcaggagagaatGGTGGAGAATCGCCAAAAACGGCAGGTTTGGAggtggatggagcaggagagcagatGGAAACAccgaaaatgggaattttgggtggagCAGGAAAGGATCAGCTGGAATCACCAAAAccaggaattttggaggtgaaTGGAGCAGGAGAAGAGCAGATGGAAAcaccaaaaatgggaattttggatgGAACAGGAAAGGATCAGCTGGAATCACCAAAACCAGGAATtctggggatggatggagcaggagaagagCAGATGGAAAcaccaaaaatgggaattttggatggaacaggagaggagcagctggagtcaccgaaaatgggaattttgggtggagCAGGAAAGGAGGAGCTGGAATCACCAAAACCAGGAATtctggggatggatggagcaggagaagagCAGATGGAAAcaccaaaaatgggaattttggatggaacaggagaggagcagctggagtcactgaaaatgggaatttttgatGGAACAGAAGAGGAATCACCAAAACTAGGAATTCCAAAGGTGGAtggggcaggagaggagcagatggaaacaccaaaaatgggaattttggatggaacaggagaggagaagctggaaacaccaaaaatgggaattttggatgGAACAGGAGAGGAGCAAATGGAAAcaccaaaaatgggaattttggatgGAACAGGAGGGGAATCACCAAAAccaggaattttggaggtggatgaggcaggagaggagcagctggagccaaactgggaaaatcccaaaCTGGGAATTTTGGATGGAACAGAAGAGAATGAGCTGGAATCAGCAAAACCAGGAATTCCAAAGGCGGATGGGGCAGGAGAAGAGAAGCTGGAAAcaccaaaaatgggaattttggatggagcaggagaggagaagctgGAAACAccaaaaatgagaattttggaTGGAACAGGAGGGGAATCACCAAAAGCAGGAATTCTGGAggtggatggagcaggagaagagAAGCTGGAAAcaccaaaaatgggaattttggatgGAACAGGAGGGGAATCACCAAAATCAGGAATTCTGGAGGTGGATGGGGCAGGAGAGGAGCGGTTGGAGCCAAAGTGGGAAAATCCCAAGCTGGGAATTTCGGGACAGAACGAGGTGGAatcagcagcaccaggggacTCTGGAGCCCACGGGGAAACTGAGGGAAGCTCAGaggcccaggagcagcagggagggcccagcccaggggagaAGGTACAAACTGGGAtggccccaaactgggaccttccccatcccaaacTGGGACCCTCCCCATCCAAACTGGGACCCTCCCCATCCAAACTGGGACCCTCCCAGTTCCAAACTGGGACCCTCCCCACCCAAACTGGGACCCTCCCCATTCCAAACTGGGACCTTCACCaatcccaaactgggacccTCCCCATACCCAAACTGGgaccctccccaccccaaactgggaccctCCCAGTTCCAAACTGGGACCCTCCCCATCCAAACTGGGACCTTCCCCATTCCAAACTGGGACCCTCCCCAATCCCAAACTGGGAtccagggacccctccccatccAAACTGGGATCCAGAGACCCCTTCCCATTCCAAACTGGgaccctccccatccccaaactgggaccctCCCCAATCCCAAACTGGGATCCAGGGACCCTTCCCCATTCCAAACTGGGATCCAGAGACCCCTCCCCATCCTAAACTGGgaccctccccatccccaaactgggaccctccccatccccaaactgggaccctCCCCATCCAAACTGGGACCCTCCCCAGTCCCAAACTGGgaccctccccatccccaaagTGGGATCCAGGGACCCTCCCCACCCAAACTGGGACCTTCACCaatcccaaactgggacccTCCCTACCCAAACTGGGaccttccccatccccaaacTGGGACCTTCCCCACCCAAACTGGGACCTTCCCCAtctcctttctttccctgcagccctggcccaccCCAGGCCAGACCCACCCCGGATCCACAGCAAACAACGCCTGGCAAAGGTGAGTGAATCCAGCCAGCACCAAAATCCTGATTTTTGCCTGAAATCCCCAATTTAAGAAGTGCAAAAGAACCCcaattttaggggttttttggggtttttttttgttttgttttttgtttatttttcctctgctcagcagctccagacCCGCAGAACCATCGGACGCCAGCGACGTCATCCGGGGGCTGATCCGGGAGCTCTCAGACCTCAAGTAAGTCCCAACCCCGCCCGGATTTCGGTGACTCTGGGGGTGCAGCCCCCCCCGAGTGACCCCCACGTCCCCCCACAGCCGCCTGGCCATGGGGGCCCAGcgggggctggagctgctcaggaggCCAAAGCCACGGCGGGGCCGGAGGGCAGCGCCCGCCGGGAGCCGCTGGAAGGAGGGGTAGGGACGCCAGGAGGGACTCCAGGAACTCCCATTTATTGctggaataaaaacaaaattcctGTGGAGAGTGGGTGCGGGTGGATGGTCCCTGGGAGAGCTGTCCCCTTCCTGGCCTGGGATTGGCCAAAACTCCACAGTCCAACCCAAAATGTCTGGTAAGACCTGGAGCACCGAGCCCTTTTGGGAGTAACCAAAACTCAGAGCTCAAAACTCAAACCAAATCCAAAACTCAGAGTTCAGAattcaaaccaaacccaaaactcaGCTCTCAAAACTCAAACCAAACCCAGAACTCAAACCAAATCCAAAACTCAGAGTTCAGAATTCAAACCAATCCCAAAActcaaaccaaacccaaaactcaGCTCTCAAAActcaaaccaaacccaaaactcaGAGCTCAAAACTCAAACCAAATCCAAAACTCAGCTCTCAAAACTCAAACCAAATCCAAAACTCAGAGttcaaaacccaaaccaaacccagaactcaaaccaaacccaaaattCAGAGCTCAAAActcaaaccaaacccaaaactcaGAGTTCAGAATTCAAACCAAGCCCAAAActcaaaccaaacccaaaactcaGAGTTCAGAACTCAAACCAATCCCAAAACTCAGAGTTCAGAActcaaaccaaacccaaaactcaGAGCTCAGAACTCAAACCAAGCCCAAAActcaaaccaaacccaaaactcaGAGTTCAGAActcaaaccaaacccaaaactcaGCTCTCAAAActcaaaccaaacccaaaactcaGAGTTCAGAACTCAAACCAATCCCAAAACTCAGCTCTCAAAActcaaaccaaacccaaaactcaGAGttcaaaacccaaaccaaacccagaactcaaaccaaacccaaaacccaaaccaaacccaaaactcagctcagctcagtaGAGGGGTGTTCGTGGTGTTGTGGGTGAGTAAATGGCACCAAAAGCAGCCCCCAAAAATGTTTAGGGATGGGATAAAGGCTTCAACATTTggaggatcagccttttcccagTCCCTTTTTGGCCTGGGATTAACCAAAATTCAATAATTTAACCCAAAATATCAGAAAACAGCTCCAGCACTTGGAGcatcagccccttcccagcctgggATTAACCAAAACTCCACAATCCAACCAAAAATACCTGGAAACAGCTCCAATATTTGGAGCATCAGCCCCTTCTCAGTCCCTTTTTGGCCTGGGATTAACCAAAATTTCACAATCCAACCCAAAATATCAGAAaacagctccagcacctggagctcTGAGCCCTTCTCAGCCTGGGGTTAACCAATATTCCATAATCCAGCCCAAAATATTTGATAAACCCTGGAGCCCGGATAAATTCCGGCCCCTTTTGGGATGAACCAAAATTCAGAGCTCAGAACTCAAAATCAAATCCAAAACTCAGAGTTCAAAACCCAAAATTCAGAGCTCAGAACTCAAACCAAATCCAAAATTCAGAGCTCAGAACTCAAACCAAATCCAAAATGTAGAGCTCAGAActcaaaccaaacccaaaactcaGAGCTCAAAACCCAAAACTCAGAGCTCAGAACTCAAAATCAAACCCAAAACTCAGAGCTCAAAActcaaaccaaacccaaaatttAGAGCTCAGAActcaaaccaaacccaaaactcaGAGCTCAAAActcaaaccaaacccaaaactcaGAGTTCAAAACGCAAAATTCAGAGCTCAGAACTCAAACCAAATCCAAAATTTAGAGTTCAAAACTCAAACTAAACCCAAAACTCAAACCAAACTCAAAATTCAGAGCTCAAAACTCAAAACCAAACTCAAAATTCAGAGCTCAGAACTCAAACTAAACCCAAAATTCAGAGCTCAGAACTCAAACCAAATCCAAAATTTAGAGTTCAAAACTCAAACTAAACCCAAAActcaaaccaaacccaaattTCAGAGCTCAAAACTCAAACTAAACCCAAAATTTAGAGCTGGCCCCGCTGGCAGCGCCCAGGTCTGGATCTTGTGGGTGCCAGGGCACCAGGAGGTGGCACCAACTGGGCAAACTGGTCCCAGTCCAGCTCCCAAACTGGTCCCAGTCCAGCTCCAAAACTGGTCCCAGTTCAGCTCCCAAACTGGTCCCAGTTCAGCTCCAAAACTGGTCCCAGTTCAGCTCCCAAACTGGTCCCAGTTCAGCTCCAAAACTGGTCCCAGTTCAGCTCCCAAACTGGTCCCAGTTCAGCTCCAAGCCATGGTCTCATCCTCCTCTGGAGAAGTGCCTGGAAGAGAAGCAAAATTCCTGGTGGGAATCCTGCAGGAATCTTATCCTGGATAAACCCAGGTTTGTGTAAAACAGGAACTGGGATAAACCCGGGTTTGTGTAAAACAGGAACTGGGATAAACCCAGTTTTGGATAAAACAGgaatcccaggatttgggataaACCCAGGTCTGGATAAAACAGGAATCCTATCCTGGATAAACCCAGGTTTGTGTAAAACAGGAACTGGGATAAACCCGGGTTTGTGTAAAACAGgaatcccaggatttgggataaACCCAGGTTTGTGTAAAACAGGAACTGGGATAAACCCGGGTTTGGATAAAACAGGAATCCCAGGAACTGGGATAACCCAGGTTTGGATAAAACAGgaatcccaggatttgggataaATCCAGGTCTGGATAAAACAGgaatcccaggatttgggataaCCCAGGTTTGGATAAAACAGGAATCCCAACCCTGCCTAAACCCAGGTTTGGCTAAAACAGGAATGAATCCCAGCCCTTCCTAAACCCAGGTTTGGATAAAACAGGAATGAATCCCAACCCTGCCTAAACCCAGGTTTGTGTAAAACAGGAATGCCAGGAACTGGGATAAACCCAGGTTTGGCT
The nucleotide sequence above comes from Agelaius phoeniceus isolate bAgePho1 unplaced genomic scaffold, bAgePho1.hap1 Scaffold_376, whole genome shotgun sequence. Encoded proteins:
- the BRME1 gene encoding break repair meiotic recombinase recruitment factor 1 isoform X2, giving the protein MPRDSARMGKRRSRPIPGDRKFHAPKAKRILQEAPGADSHGDPARTDPEVPRGEKTPQIGVFNVIFQEGRDEEIGGDRALGSPKQSISHGVEKNHLELPQVGILEADGAGKDGLVSPKPGILGEAGENGGESPKTAGLEVDGAGEQMETPKMGILGGAGKDQLESPKPGILEVNGAGEEQMETPKMGILDGTGKDQLESPKPGILGMDGAGEEQMETPKMGILDGTGEEQLESPKMGILGGAGKEELESPKPGILGMDGAGEEQMETPKMGILDGTGEEQLESLKMGIFDGTEEESPKLGIPKVDGAGEEQMETPKMGILDGTGEEKLETPKMGILDGTGEEQMETPKMGILDGTGGESPKPGILEVDEAGEEQLEPNWENPKLGILDGTEENELESAKPGIPKADGAGEEKLETPKMGILDGAGEEKLETPKMRILDGTGGESPKAGILEVDGAGEEKLETPKMGILDGTGGESPKSGILEVDGAGEERLEPKWENPKLGISGQNEVESAAPGDSGAHGETEGSSEAQEQQGGPSPGEKPWPTPGQTHPGSTANNAWQSSRPAEPSDASDVIRGLIRELSDLNRLAMGAQRGLELLRRPKPRRGRRAAPAGSRWKEG
- the BRME1 gene encoding break repair meiotic recombinase recruitment factor 1 isoform X3 codes for the protein MGKRRSRPIPGDRKFHAPKAKRILQEAPGADSHGDPARTDPEVPRGEKTPQIGVFNVIFQEGRDEEIGGDRALGSPKQSISHGVEKNHLELPQVGILEADGAGKDGLVSPKPGILGEAGENGGESPKTAGLEVDGAGEQMETPKMGILGGAGKDQLESPKPGILEVNGAGEEQMETPKMGILDGTGKDQLESPKPGILGMDGAGEEQMETPKMGILDGTGEEQLESPKMGILGGAGKEELESPKPGILGMDGAGEEQMETPKMGILDGTGEEQLESLKMGIFDGTEEESPKLGIPKVDGAGEEQMETPKMGILDGTGEEKLETPKMGILDGTGEEQMETPKMGILDGTGGESPKPGILEVDEAGEEQLEPNWENPKLGILDGTEENELESAKPGIPKADGAGEEKLETPKMGILDGAGEEKLETPKMRILDGTGGESPKAGILEVDGAGEEKLETPKMGILDGTGGESPKSGILEVDGAGEERLEPKWENPKLGISGQNEVESAAPGDSGAHGETEGSSEAQEQQGGPSPGEKPWPTPGQTHPGSTANNAWQSSSRPAEPSDASDVIRGLIRELSDLNRLAMGAQRGLELLRRPKPRRGRRAAPAGSRWKEG
- the BRME1 gene encoding break repair meiotic recombinase recruitment factor 1 isoform X1, giving the protein MPRDSARMGKRRSRPIPGDRKFHAPKAKRILQEAPGADSHGDPARTDPEVPRGEKTPQIGVFNVIFQEGRDEEIGGDRALGSPKQSISHGVEKNHLELPQVGILEADGAGKDGLVSPKPGILGEAGENGGESPKTAGLEVDGAGEQMETPKMGILGGAGKDQLESPKPGILEVNGAGEEQMETPKMGILDGTGKDQLESPKPGILGMDGAGEEQMETPKMGILDGTGEEQLESPKMGILGGAGKEELESPKPGILGMDGAGEEQMETPKMGILDGTGEEQLESLKMGIFDGTEEESPKLGIPKVDGAGEEQMETPKMGILDGTGEEKLETPKMGILDGTGEEQMETPKMGILDGTGGESPKPGILEVDEAGEEQLEPNWENPKLGILDGTEENELESAKPGIPKADGAGEEKLETPKMGILDGAGEEKLETPKMRILDGTGGESPKAGILEVDGAGEEKLETPKMGILDGTGGESPKSGILEVDGAGEERLEPKWENPKLGISGQNEVESAAPGDSGAHGETEGSSEAQEQQGGPSPGEKPWPTPGQTHPGSTANNAWQSSSRPAEPSDASDVIRGLIRELSDLNRLAMGAQRGLELLRRPKPRRGRRAAPAGSRWKEG